GGGGTGTGTTTGCCAGCCGCCTTGTAAAAATCATTGgggattgggggggggggggggcgtgtcCACCCATGAAAAAATGTACGACGTGTTTAAatcgaggggggggggggtagggtATGCGACTCCCGTGAAGGCAGGGTCGCATGTTCGATCGATACCGAACATTAACACTGAACATACTTAACCGCCTTCCGGAGGGGCGTTGAACAGAGGTCCCGTGTGCCCGTGCTATACAATGGCTCACGTTACAGCATGTCTATGCAACctactttaaataaatacttgGTTCGATGTCCATGGGTAGTCCCGATGGCctcataaaatacatgtacatctgcCTAAACATCTTGTATTTCCGAGGCCGCACATAAGTTGTGGGGGCACCTCTTTAAAGCACtggtttttttgttttgttattttgtttttcttttgtcaTTATTTGTGTGTACAAGCAATTATGTTTCTAAACTAGTTTAGGtggtttttaaacatttgatacaCATCTATAGAAAGAAAGgaagataaatataatattacattaatataatctaaaaacaatattaaaagcATGCATGAAAACGAATCGAACTCGGTGTTAAAGCTCTATAGAGCTGATGATATTTGTAACGATGATGTGTGATGATAAATGTAACGTCTTTTCGACTAACCTAAGTGGCACCAAGCATGACTGACAAGCTAGCTCTCTTTACAGTTGGCCTTGTCGTAGATCACGCTATTTTAATGTGGTGATCCTAACTAATGAACGACCTTAAACATTCAATAAGGCAATTCGTCCCTGgtattttaaatctttaaagaaaatatcacaattttaaatctGTGCAAATACAGCACGTTAAGGAcacttgaaatgttttttgcatACCAATACTGCAGTCTGGAAGGTTATCTTAggtttaatatattcatttacgaGCATGtgtcataaaacatattgctgCTCATATTCACGTAAGGAGAACTGTAAGTTAAGCATACGCATACATTCAACGTTCAAATATATGCTTTGTAATTACTTTTGATTCGATCAATGTTGACTCTCATACATTCGCATACGGAATAATGAATGAAGCtgttcaaattattgttttaaaatttatatgtgctcatttggaatttggaataaCTACTACAATTTAGAATATCACTTTTGCAGGTCCGTACGGGATTTGCTGACCATCTTCTCGTTATGAACCATGTTAAAGCCTTACTTCAACAACCGGAAGAGTGGCCCGCCATTGAACATGGAGAATCTGTTTGTACATCGCGTTGACGATGGCGAATTTCCGGCGGAATTGCGGTCACGGACGCCTAACACGTTCTGGCGTTCCCCATACACTGGTGACACCGGAAGTCAAGTCAACAAATCAGTTTGTCTGAAGCCAATGTTGACAATCACAACGCCGCTCAAACGACCCAAAATTGATAACGGCGGACATGTTAAAAgcatattgaaaaacaaaccgGGGGACGAATCATTTGAGGACAACACAAAGGATGAAAGTAAACCAGTTCGGCCTTTGTCCGAGCCACAAACTCCAAAACTGATTACGACCGGTACAGGTCAAGTAATGCCGCATGGCGCAGGTCCTGTACGTTCAAAAACGGCGGGAAAACGTGTGCAATTTTCGTCTGTGACGGTAAAAGAAACCAAACGTGATATAACTAGTAGCCCGGTGAGCACAAACAACCTACATACATCTACCATCATCCCTTTCAAAGGTAGGCGGTTATTTCTGGATAAAAACATATCAACTCGAATATTAGGAACCCCTGCTAGAACCGCCACTAAATGGCAGAAAAGAGGTGAAAGTGTGACAGGATTCTCTCTAAGTGGCGGGGAAGCTAACATAAAGTCGCagattaatgcatttataaggAAACTCAAACTAGCGGAGTGTGAACGTGCGGCGAAATCTTTTGACGATTCCAGCAGGACGATCGTCATAGAGGACGAGACCTCTCAGAGGAAAACTGCTGACAAACTTCGAAGGTTAAGGTCATGTCCCGAGGTCCCTATGAGGCCAGACTGGAGCGAGTACGATATTGACAGGACACCGACTGTAAAAACGAAACTGACCTCTTCCGAAGTATCTGACAAAAAATCTCGTAACAATGTCGACGACGATCAGTCGGATTCGTTATCAGAATCCGTTTCCATAGAGAGTTTCGAGTCCCCTAAGGAGGACAAAGTTGTTGAAAAAACTCCCAGCGGGGCGAAAATATTCCGGCCCAAACCCATGGCCTCCCTGTACACAAAATACAGACACATCACAACAAACGAGCTCAACAAATACGGTAATTCGTCGGCGGGCAAGTCCAGGAACTACTACCGACTGTCAAGCCTTGGACGCAACTCTACAAACTTCTGTGACACCCGGAAGACGGACCAGATTCTCGGGTGGCTAGAGGAAGTGCGCACCGCCAACACAGCGGAAGAGGATGCTGGGACTAAAGGCAGCAACGACAGATGACAACCTGTGTCTCGCAAGCTCTGTTATTATGttagcatttatttaaattatttttatctaaatatcGTTCTTAATTGTTTCACGACATTTTGCCATGTTTCACCTGCTTAATTAGGAAAAGACTACGCAGCCAGAACCAAGCGGGGTCATATTCGCTTGTATTGGTGTTAACGGTCCGTGTTCCCATGCACGTGTACGTGGTGAAATTGAAGTACACGAATATAggtcattatttaaaatgttcgtGACTAGCTAACGCTAAATAAGCTGAATTCTTAACATTTCCgccatttcttttcaaattcaaattgcTTTCGGCAAATTCAACAGTTtactcttttttaaatgttcttgttatttatcaaaaacGTTTATCTTCGacgtatatatagttatatatatatacatatatg
The Mya arenaria isolate MELC-2E11 chromosome 12, ASM2691426v1 DNA segment above includes these coding regions:
- the LOC128212063 gene encoding uncharacterized protein LOC128212063 produces the protein MLKPYFNNRKSGPPLNMENLFVHRVDDGEFPAELRSRTPNTFWRSPYTGDTGSQVNKSVCLKPMLTITTPLKRPKIDNGGHVKSILKNKPGDESFEDNTKDESKPVRPLSEPQTPKLITTGTGQVMPHGAGPVRSKTAGKRVQFSSVTVKETKRDITSSPVSTNNLHTSTIIPFKGRRLFLDKNISTRILGTPARTATKWQKRGESVTGFSLSGGEANIKSQINAFIRKLKLAECERAAKSFDDSSRTIVIEDETSQRKTADKLRRLRSCPEVPMRPDWSEYDIDRTPTVKTKLTSSEVSDKKSRNNVDDDQSDSLSESVSIESFESPKEDKVVEKTPSGAKIFRPKPMASLYTKYRHITTNELNKYGNSSAGKSRNYYRLSSLGRNSTNFCDTRKTDQILGWLEEVRTANTAEEDAGTKGSNDR